In Sinorhizobium sojae CCBAU 05684, a single window of DNA contains:
- a CDS encoding ABC transporter ATP-binding protein yields MQPAGVAPLKVDIVKKTFRSAEGVTIDVLRGLSFEVRQGEFACLLGPSGCGKTTTLRILLGLDREFSGSYQLPEGSPKRIAAVFQEPVLLPWRTVEQNVRIALPPRFKGKDLDSLFEILGLTPVRSLYPSELSLGLARRAALARAFATEPSVLFLDEPFASLDERTAGRLRRLLMTVWAARPTTVLMVTHNLREALLLADRIIVLTPRPARVLGTFDLRLSREFRDTRTLDDLALEFHKRFPDTE; encoded by the coding sequence ATGCAACCCGCTGGCGTCGCCCCGCTTAAAGTCGATATTGTCAAGAAGACGTTCCGGTCGGCCGAGGGCGTCACGATCGACGTGTTGCGCGGGCTTTCTTTCGAAGTGCGGCAGGGTGAGTTTGCCTGCTTGCTTGGCCCTTCGGGCTGCGGAAAGACCACGACCCTGCGAATCCTGCTGGGTCTCGATCGGGAGTTTTCCGGTAGCTATCAACTGCCGGAAGGCAGCCCCAAGCGCATCGCCGCTGTCTTCCAGGAGCCGGTGCTGCTCCCGTGGCGGACGGTGGAGCAGAATGTCCGCATTGCGCTTCCCCCGCGGTTCAAGGGCAAAGACCTTGACTCGCTGTTCGAAATCCTGGGCCTCACACCGGTGCGGTCGCTCTACCCGTCGGAGCTTTCGCTTGGGCTGGCGCGCCGTGCCGCCCTGGCGCGGGCTTTCGCTACGGAACCCTCGGTTCTATTTCTGGACGAGCCATTCGCCTCCCTCGACGAACGGACTGCCGGCCGATTGCGCCGTCTGCTGATGACGGTATGGGCCGCTCGGCCCACCACCGTCCTGATGGTGACTCACAATTTGCGCGAGGCCCTTCTGCTTGCGGACCGCATCATCGTGCTGACACCGAGGCCGGCGCGGGTGCTCGGCACCTTCGACCTGCGCCTCTCACGCGAGTTTCGCGACACACGAACGCTCGATGATCTCGCTCTGGAGTTTCACAAAAGGTTTCCCGACACAGAGTGA
- a CDS encoding flagellar biosynthesis protein FlhA, producing MDGYMPPLSALSRRTDILFAVFFLVIVAMMVLPLPTVMVDAMIAFNLAFAFIVLVTTIYLRNVLDISTFPAVILIGTIFRLALTISTTRLVLATGDAGEIIAAFGSFVVAGNVVVGLVVFLIVALVQFIVVTKGAERIAEVGARFTLDAMPGKQLAIDSDLRNGHITAEAAQKRRSQLERESQFFGAMDGAMRFVKGDAIAGLIIVAVNLIGGLAIGIFQRGLSFSESLQLYSLLSVGDGLVSQIPSMLMAVAAGTVVTRVSDEGNSSLGVDIGRQLAREPRALAVAAAMTALISFVPGLPDLVLWPIAGLLGFLSFSLWRRRKDKDSDGAEAPATASHPHALDRTKYGDPIIATVSSETLARLEADGLASLLDNRIRVAARAVGVAITVPTFNADPRMGNDLIHIQVENVPAGLVHCPKGRPADKIASDTVRIVRRHIGSIFSVDDVTQWLTSLEPRLGKLASDVREQVSPMLLVAVIRRLLDSGVTLSQPRGLLETMLNAQQSQAPEDMAERARQALGSQIAFGLLDQRGLLPVITLGAEWERAVRAFKASSGGSEAEAREKLRRLTEEANDKLSAANAEDRDPVAIVGAEIRLLSQALLIRHGCRLPVLSSDEISPDITCDVIAAVGA from the coding sequence ATGGACGGATACATGCCGCCGCTTAGCGCCCTTAGCCGCCGCACGGACATTCTGTTTGCGGTCTTCTTCCTCGTTATCGTCGCCATGATGGTACTGCCGCTGCCGACCGTCATGGTCGATGCGATGATCGCCTTCAACCTTGCTTTCGCGTTCATCGTGCTGGTGACGACCATCTACCTGCGCAACGTGCTCGACATTTCGACCTTCCCGGCCGTGATCCTCATCGGCACAATCTTTCGCCTCGCGCTGACGATCTCGACGACGCGCCTGGTGCTCGCCACCGGCGACGCCGGCGAAATCATCGCCGCCTTCGGCTCCTTCGTCGTGGCCGGCAATGTCGTCGTGGGACTGGTCGTCTTCCTGATCGTAGCGCTGGTGCAGTTCATCGTCGTCACGAAGGGGGCCGAGCGCATCGCCGAGGTCGGCGCCCGCTTCACGCTCGACGCCATGCCGGGCAAACAGCTGGCGATCGACAGCGATCTGCGCAACGGCCACATCACGGCGGAAGCCGCGCAGAAGCGGCGCAGCCAACTCGAGCGGGAAAGTCAGTTTTTCGGCGCCATGGACGGCGCGATGCGCTTCGTCAAGGGCGACGCCATTGCCGGGCTCATCATCGTTGCAGTCAACCTTATCGGTGGCCTTGCAATCGGCATCTTCCAGCGCGGCTTGAGCTTCTCGGAGTCGCTGCAGCTCTATTCCCTGCTTTCGGTCGGCGACGGGCTCGTTTCCCAAATCCCCTCGATGCTGATGGCGGTTGCCGCCGGCACTGTCGTTACGCGCGTCAGCGATGAAGGCAACAGCAGTCTTGGGGTGGATATCGGCCGGCAGCTAGCACGCGAGCCGCGCGCGCTCGCGGTCGCGGCCGCAATGACCGCACTCATCAGTTTTGTCCCCGGACTGCCGGACCTCGTGCTCTGGCCGATCGCCGGGCTTCTCGGCTTCTTGTCCTTTTCGCTCTGGCGCCGCAGGAAGGACAAGGACTCCGACGGGGCGGAAGCACCGGCGACCGCCTCCCATCCTCACGCCCTCGATCGGACGAAATACGGGGACCCGATCATCGCCACGGTTTCCTCCGAAACGCTTGCGCGACTGGAGGCGGATGGATTGGCGAGCCTGCTGGACAACCGCATTCGCGTCGCTGCACGGGCTGTCGGCGTCGCCATCACGGTTCCGACTTTCAATGCGGACCCTCGCATGGGCAACGATCTCATTCACATTCAGGTCGAAAATGTGCCGGCCGGTCTCGTCCATTGCCCGAAAGGGCGACCGGCCGATAAGATCGCCAGTGATACCGTCCGAATCGTGCGCCGCCACATCGGCTCGATCTTCAGCGTCGATGACGTGACGCAATGGCTGACGAGTCTGGAACCCCGGCTTGGCAAGCTCGCGAGCGACGTCCGCGAGCAGGTCTCCCCGATGTTGCTGGTGGCGGTCATTCGACGCCTGCTCGATTCCGGGGTCACGCTCTCACAGCCGCGCGGCCTGCTGGAGACAATGCTCAACGCCCAACAGTCGCAAGCGCCGGAGGACATGGCGGAACGTGCTCGCCAGGCGCTGGGCAGCCAGATCGCCTTCGGCCTTTTGGATCAAAGGGGCCTCCTACCCGTCATCACCCTCGGCGCCGAGTGGGAACGCGCCGTACGGGCTTTCAAGGCAAGTTCCGGAGGCTCCGAAGCGGAAGCGCGCGAGAAACTGCGCAGGCTCACCGAAGAAGCAAACGACAAGCTTTCCGCCGCCAATGCGGAGGATCGTGATCCTGTTGCGATCGTCGGCGCTGAAATTCGGCTTCTGTCCCAGGCCCTGCTGATCCGACATGGCTGCCGCTTGCCGGTGCTCTCGTCGGACGAGATCAGCCCGGACATTACCTGCGACGTGATCGCTGCGGTCGGTGCATGA
- a CDS encoding methanol/ethanol family PQQ-dependent dehydrogenase, with translation MTAAGLLTAVLGGNALANEELMSLAADAKNWAMPTGDYANTRYSKLNQINKDNAKDLQVKWTFSTGVLRGHEGGPLVIGDVMYVHTPFPNIVYALDLKNEGKILWKYEPKQDPNVIPIMCCDTVNRGVAYGDGKIILYQADTMVTALDAKTGEVAWQAQNGEKIDGSLSESGTSAPMVVKDKVIVGISGAEYGVRGHLTAYNLSDGKLAWRAYSTGPDSETLIDPEQTTHLGKPVGKDSGMNTWEGEQWKTGGGTTWGWYAYDPELNLVYYGTGNPSTWNPNQRPGDNRWSMTIFARDADTGMAKWAYQMTPHDEWDYDGVNEMILVDDMEINGQPRDVLVHFDRNGFAYTLDRATGELLVAKKYDPTVNWATEVVMDPDSEQYGRPQVVDQYSTEHNGEDVNTTGICPAALGTKDQQPATYSPKTKLFYVPTNHVCMDYEPYRVSYTAGQAYVGATVNMYPTPNSHGGMGNFIAWDAAKGEIVWSKPEQFSVWSGALATEGDVIFYGTLEGYLKAVDTEGNELYRFKTPSGIIGNINTFEHGGKQYVAVLSGIGGWAGIGLAGGLLGAEGAGAWQEAVAGERAPTEESERIATAGLGAVGGYAALADYTTLGGQLTVFGLPD, from the coding sequence ATGACCGCCGCTGGGCTTCTGACAGCGGTTCTTGGCGGCAATGCGTTGGCCAATGAAGAACTGATGTCCCTTGCGGCCGACGCGAAAAATTGGGCAATGCCCACGGGCGATTATGCAAACACCCGCTATTCGAAACTGAACCAGATCAATAAGGACAACGCCAAAGACTTGCAGGTCAAGTGGACGTTCTCCACCGGCGTGCTGCGTGGCCACGAAGGTGGCCCACTCGTCATCGGCGACGTGATGTACGTGCACACGCCATTCCCGAACATCGTCTATGCACTTGATCTCAAGAATGAAGGCAAGATTCTCTGGAAATACGAACCAAAGCAGGATCCGAACGTCATTCCGATCATGTGCTGCGACACCGTCAATCGCGGCGTGGCCTATGGTGACGGCAAGATCATCCTGTATCAGGCGGATACAATGGTCACGGCGCTCGACGCCAAGACCGGCGAGGTCGCCTGGCAAGCACAAAACGGCGAGAAGATCGACGGAAGCCTCTCCGAGTCCGGTACGTCCGCACCCATGGTGGTCAAGGACAAGGTGATCGTCGGCATATCCGGGGCCGAGTATGGTGTCCGCGGCCATCTTACCGCCTACAATCTCAGCGACGGCAAGCTTGCCTGGCGGGCCTATTCGACAGGACCGGATTCAGAAACGCTGATCGACCCGGAGCAGACAACTCACCTCGGCAAGCCGGTAGGCAAGGACTCTGGGATGAACACCTGGGAAGGCGAGCAATGGAAGACCGGTGGCGGAACCACATGGGGCTGGTATGCCTATGATCCGGAACTCAACCTGGTCTATTATGGCACCGGCAATCCCTCGACCTGGAACCCCAACCAGAGACCCGGCGACAACCGTTGGTCGATGACGATCTTCGCGCGCGACGCCGACACGGGCATGGCCAAGTGGGCCTATCAGATGACGCCTCACGACGAATGGGACTATGACGGCGTCAACGAAATGATCCTTGTCGATGACATGGAGATCAACGGTCAGCCGAGGGACGTCCTCGTGCACTTCGACCGCAACGGCTTCGCCTATACGCTCGACCGGGCAACGGGTGAGCTTCTCGTTGCCAAGAAGTACGATCCGACGGTGAACTGGGCGACCGAAGTGGTGATGGATCCCGACAGCGAGCAGTATGGTCGTCCGCAGGTCGTTGACCAGTACTCGACCGAACATAACGGCGAGGACGTCAACACCACGGGTATCTGCCCGGCGGCGCTCGGAACGAAAGACCAGCAACCGGCAACCTACTCGCCGAAGACGAAACTGTTCTACGTTCCGACCAATCATGTCTGCATGGACTATGAGCCGTACAGGGTAAGCTACACGGCCGGCCAGGCCTATGTCGGCGCGACCGTGAACATGTATCCCACGCCCAACAGCCACGGCGGCATGGGTAACTTCATTGCCTGGGACGCGGCCAAGGGTGAGATCGTCTGGTCGAAACCGGAGCAGTTCTCGGTGTGGTCAGGTGCGCTCGCAACTGAAGGCGACGTCATCTTCTACGGCACGCTCGAGGGCTATTTGAAGGCGGTGGATACGGAAGGTAATGAGCTCTACAGGTTCAAGACACCCTCCGGCATCATCGGTAACATCAACACCTTCGAGCACGGCGGCAAGCAGTACGTTGCGGTCCTGTCGGGCATAGGTGGCTGGGCAGGCATCGGTCTAGCCGGCGGTCTTCTCGGAGCTGAGGGTGCAGGAGCCTGGCAGGAGGCAGTAGCTGGTGAGAGAGCTCCGACCGAGGAAAGCGAACGCATCGCCACGGCAGGCTTGGGTGCGGTGGGCGGTTACGCCGCATTGGCCGACTACACGACGCTTGGCGGGCAACTGACGGTGTTCGGTCTCCCGGATTGA
- a CDS encoding substrate-binding domain-containing protein → MSQGIQWTCRPALIAVAFAALTPLHVHSQSAGLGAAGELVDPNTLRVCADPSNMPFSDRSGEGFEDKLAEMVAAGTGRSSVAYTWFPATMGFVRNTLNANRCDIIMGYAQGDELVQNTNAYYRSAYVLLYKKGGDLTGVETLTDPRLADKKIGVVQATPPSANMAAAKLMRSAKVYPLVVDTRVAPSMAEVMIRDIAAGVIDAAAVWGPMAGYYVLQSEVDLAVVPLTREVGGSRMTYRITMGVRPSDQEWKRTLNTFIRDHQADINELLLSYGVPLLNEQDEMITE, encoded by the coding sequence ATGTCACAAGGCATCCAGTGGACTTGCAGGCCAGCCCTCATTGCCGTCGCGTTTGCTGCGCTGACGCCGTTGCACGTCCACTCCCAAAGCGCCGGGCTCGGCGCCGCTGGCGAACTGGTCGACCCGAACACGCTACGAGTGTGCGCCGACCCGTCCAACATGCCTTTTTCCGATAGGAGCGGCGAGGGCTTCGAGGACAAGCTCGCCGAGATGGTCGCGGCGGGTACAGGCCGGAGCTCTGTCGCCTACACGTGGTTTCCCGCGACCATGGGTTTTGTCCGCAATACGCTCAACGCCAATCGCTGCGACATCATCATGGGCTATGCTCAGGGGGATGAGCTCGTCCAGAACACCAATGCATATTACCGCTCCGCCTATGTTCTGCTTTACAAGAAGGGTGGCGACCTAACCGGCGTGGAAACGCTGACCGATCCCAGACTTGCTGACAAAAAGATCGGCGTGGTCCAAGCAACTCCGCCCTCCGCGAATATGGCGGCAGCAAAATTGATGCGCAGTGCGAAGGTCTATCCGCTCGTCGTCGACACGCGCGTAGCGCCATCGATGGCTGAGGTGATGATTCGCGACATCGCGGCGGGCGTGATCGACGCCGCCGCTGTCTGGGGACCCATGGCAGGCTATTATGTCCTCCAGTCGGAGGTCGATCTGGCGGTCGTGCCCTTGACCAGGGAGGTGGGCGGATCGCGCATGACCTATCGGATCACGATGGGTGTGCGGCCGTCCGATCAGGAGTGGAAACGCACACTTAATACCTTCATCAGGGACCATCAGGCGGACATCAACGAACTCTTGCTCTCCTACGGTGTCCCGCTTCTCAATGAGCAGGACGAGATGATCACGGAGTGA
- a CDS encoding ABC transporter permease has protein sequence MPVATVALSLAGLCLLWSLAAGFWPSRAFPPPLEVWRVLVKEAASGDLSYHLAMTLWRVAAAYVVAMILGSVIGVLLGTHRRADAFFNPWLILFLNLPALVVIVLAYIWFGLSESAAIGAVAINKIPNVVVTMREGARALDFRYAEMAVVYRLGPLDYLRHILMPQLQPYFAAASRSGIALIWKIVLVVELLGRSSGVGFQIYLYFQIFDVAAILAYTLAFVAIMLLIELLLVQPFERHATRWRRPA, from the coding sequence CTGCCTGTGGCCACGGTCGCGCTGTCGCTGGCCGGGCTCTGCCTGCTCTGGAGCCTCGCGGCCGGGTTCTGGCCGAGCCGAGCGTTTCCGCCGCCGCTCGAGGTCTGGCGCGTGCTCGTTAAGGAGGCTGCGAGCGGCGACCTCAGCTATCACCTGGCAATGACGCTCTGGCGGGTCGCGGCGGCGTATGTCGTTGCCATGATCCTGGGGTCGGTTATCGGTGTCCTGCTCGGGACGCATAGGCGGGCGGACGCCTTCTTCAATCCGTGGCTGATTCTCTTCCTCAATCTTCCGGCACTTGTCGTTATCGTACTCGCCTATATCTGGTTCGGCCTGTCGGAGTCAGCCGCGATCGGCGCCGTTGCCATTAACAAGATACCCAATGTGGTCGTCACGATGCGCGAGGGGGCGCGTGCGCTCGATTTCCGATATGCCGAAATGGCGGTGGTCTATCGGCTGGGTCCGCTCGACTATCTCCGCCACATTCTGATGCCGCAGTTGCAGCCCTATTTCGCGGCTGCCTCACGCTCCGGCATTGCACTGATCTGGAAGATCGTCCTCGTTGTCGAACTGCTCGGTCGCTCGAGCGGTGTCGGCTTTCAGATCTATCTCTACTTCCAGATATTCGATGTTGCCGCCATCCTTGCCTACACCCTGGCTTTCGTGGCCATCATGCTGTTGATCGAACTCCTTCTGGTGCAACCCTTTGAACGACATGCAACCCGCTGGCGTCGCCCCGCTTAA
- a CDS encoding S-(hydroxymethyl)glutathione dehydrogenase/class III alcohol dehydrogenase has translation MDVRAAVASEAGKPLEVMTVQLEGPRAGEVLVEVKATGICHTDDFTLSGADPEGLFPAILGHEGAGIVVDVGPGVTSVKKGDHVIPLYTPECRSCPSCLSRKTNLCTAIRATQGQGVMPDGTSRFSLNGEKLHHYMGCSTFANFTVLPEIAVAKVNPDAPFDKICYIGCGVTTGIGAVINTAKVEIGATAIVFGLGGIGLNVIQGLKLAGADVIIGVDLNNDKKEWGEKFGMTHFVNPTEVGDDIVPYLVNLTKRGADQIGGADYTFDCTGNVKVMRQALEASHRGWGKSVIIGVAGAGQEIATRPFQLVTGRTWMGTAFGGARGRTDVPKIVDWYMEGKIQIDPMITHTMPLDDINKGFELMHSGKSIRSVVVY, from the coding sequence ATGGACGTACGCGCTGCCGTTGCCAGCGAGGCCGGCAAACCGCTGGAAGTGATGACGGTGCAGCTCGAAGGCCCGCGGGCCGGCGAGGTGCTCGTCGAGGTGAAGGCGACCGGAATCTGCCACACCGACGATTTCACCCTCTCCGGCGCCGATCCGGAAGGGCTGTTTCCGGCAATCCTCGGCCATGAAGGCGCTGGCATCGTCGTCGATGTCGGCCCTGGCGTCACGAGCGTCAAGAAGGGCGACCACGTCATTCCGCTCTATACGCCGGAATGCCGGTCCTGCCCCTCGTGTCTGTCGCGCAAGACCAATCTCTGCACCGCCATTCGCGCCACCCAGGGCCAGGGCGTGATGCCGGACGGCACCTCGCGCTTCTCGCTCAACGGCGAGAAGCTGCACCATTACATGGGCTGCTCGACTTTCGCCAATTTCACCGTGCTGCCGGAGATCGCCGTCGCCAAGGTCAATCCGGACGCCCCCTTCGACAAGATCTGCTATATCGGCTGCGGCGTCACCACCGGCATCGGCGCCGTCATCAACACCGCGAAGGTCGAGATCGGCGCAACGGCGATCGTCTTCGGCCTGGGCGGCATCGGTTTGAACGTCATCCAGGGGCTGAAGCTCGCCGGCGCCGACGTGATCATCGGCGTCGATTTGAACAATGACAAGAAGGAATGGGGCGAGAAGTTCGGCATGACCCACTTCGTCAATCCGACGGAGGTGGGCGACGACATCGTGCCCTATCTCGTCAACCTGACGAAGCGCGGCGCCGACCAGATCGGCGGCGCCGACTACACCTTCGACTGCACCGGCAACGTGAAGGTGATGCGCCAGGCGCTGGAGGCCTCGCATCGCGGCTGGGGCAAGTCGGTGATCATCGGGGTCGCCGGTGCCGGCCAGGAGATCGCGACGCGGCCGTTCCAGCTGGTCACCGGCCGCACCTGGATGGGCACCGCCTTCGGCGGCGCGCGCGGGCGCACCGACGTGCCGAAGATCGTCGACTGGTACATGGAGGGCAAGATCCAGATCGATCCGATGATCACCCACACCATGCCGCTCGATGACATCAACAAGGGCTTCGAGCTGATGCACTCCGGCAAAAGCATCAGAAGCGTGGTCGTCTACTGA
- a CDS encoding c-type cytochrome, methanol metabolism-related, with product MSPGFIISAFAVVLIAFANTAARAQDTKEKAASVMEEDGKHFDAEGNPTFNIENGVVDWYTFSGYRRYHSDCHVCHGPDALGSSYAPALTESMKNIDYGTFLSIVAEGRKSTVGGRESIMPAFGDNKNVYCYLDDLYIYLRARAVGAAPRGRPPKRADKPEAATAYEASCMGG from the coding sequence ATGTCACCAGGCTTCATCATTTCGGCGTTTGCCGTGGTGCTTATTGCATTTGCCAACACCGCTGCCCGAGCTCAGGACACCAAGGAAAAGGCCGCCAGCGTCATGGAGGAGGACGGCAAACACTTCGATGCCGAAGGCAATCCCACCTTCAACATCGAGAACGGTGTTGTCGATTGGTACACATTCAGCGGGTATCGCCGCTATCATTCCGATTGTCATGTTTGCCATGGACCCGATGCCCTCGGGTCCTCCTATGCGCCGGCTCTAACGGAATCGATGAAGAACATCGATTACGGGACGTTCCTTTCGATTGTCGCCGAGGGGCGCAAGAGCACTGTCGGCGGGAGGGAATCCATCATGCCGGCGTTCGGCGACAACAAGAATGTCTATTGCTATCTCGATGATCTCTACATTTACCTGCGCGCCCGCGCCGTCGGCGCTGCGCCCCGGGGGCGTCCGCCAAAAAGGGCCGACAAACCGGAAGCAGCGACGGCCTACGAGGCGTCCTGCATGGGTGGATGA
- the gfa gene encoding S-(hydroxymethyl)glutathione synthase, whose translation MESSIRIHPAVDSGVKQGRSDFQGGTLVCACTDRPVKVRIEGQIAHNHACGCTKCWKPDGAAFSIVAVVPHDKVTVLENGDKLQVVDPSALIQRHACRECGVHMYGPVEREHAFQGLDFIHPERFQESGWAPPGFAAFVSSIIESGVDPSRMDGIRSRLRELGLEPYDCLSPALMDYVATWTAKKTGALAS comes from the coding sequence ATGGAAAGTTCAATTCGCATTCATCCGGCTGTTGATAGCGGCGTGAAACAGGGACGCTCCGACTTTCAGGGAGGCACGCTTGTCTGCGCCTGCACGGACCGGCCAGTCAAGGTGAGGATCGAGGGACAGATTGCCCACAACCATGCCTGCGGCTGCACCAAGTGCTGGAAGCCTGACGGCGCCGCCTTCTCTATTGTCGCAGTCGTCCCGCATGACAAGGTGACCGTGCTTGAGAACGGCGACAAGCTGCAAGTGGTCGATCCCTCCGCGCTCATCCAGCGGCACGCCTGCAGGGAATGCGGCGTCCATATGTATGGACCGGTGGAGCGAGAGCATGCCTTCCAAGGGCTGGATTTCATTCATCCCGAGCGCTTCCAGGAGTCTGGCTGGGCTCCGCCCGGCTTTGCGGCCTTCGTGTCCTCCATTATCGAATCGGGAGTCGATCCCAGCCGCATGGACGGCATCCGGAGCCGTTTGAGGGAGCTCGGGCTGGAGCCCTATGACTGCCTGTCCCCAGCCCTGATGGACTATGTTGCCACTTGGACTGCGAAGAAGACGGGGGCGCTTGCGAGCTGA